The Rhopalosiphum maidis isolate BTI-1 chromosome 4, ASM367621v3, whole genome shotgun sequence region tattttacatacttattataatctgCCTACTATTGCAGGAATTGAGTAAGGTTAACAgtgaaaaatttgttattgctGTTTTTGCATTGAATGCACTTAGTGGGTGAGTGTaaggttaataatatatctgacaaaacaataaacatttaaatttgttactgTTTAGGGCTACATTCATTTGGCGTGTTGTTGAACGATATCGATTGTGTTTAGATTTTTCTTGTACAATACACACCATACATTTGGCAGCTTGTATGTGGTATAACAGGACATTGCCTACTCCATATTGGTGGTTACTAAATGCTTCGTGTGCAGCAATCACATGTATATGCGCTGAATTTCTGTGCATGCGGACAGAATTAAACACTATACCTGTAAATAGTGGACAAACGCCAAAAGttgatttgtaaatattgatttttaaataactaaaaacgcTTAggataaatttaagaaatattaacatGTTATTTATTGCAAAGTCAGtcatagttgttttatttttatccataaatattaacagaacataagttaaaaatataaaattataataacaaaacataaaattaatattggctgtgaaattacaatttaatattatatattattaattaaataacttaattttaattatcactattaaaacaataaaatttaaattgtgaaaAATTGTGGAGTTTTAAATtgagtttaatttttgatgaagTATTCagattatttctaatattcaGTAACATTACACCCTATATAGTTATCATTTTTGATTGCTTGTGACAGTATAAACTTCCAATAGTAATTCATTTGCATTGTTGATGGATTTCCAATAATTATGAGCAATGCTTTTGCCCTAGACAATGCGACATTGGTGCGTTCTTTAGCAGTAAGAAAACCAAGGTTAAATTTCTTATCCTTTTCACTTCCTACTGTGGATTTGCTCCTAACTattgatatgataataatcattCTCTCTTGACCCTGGAACATTTCTACTGTACCCGtttttggtaatttaataTCTGGATGGTACATTTTCAGTAACTCATGAATTTTGGAAAcctaaatcacaaaaaaaattaatatataagtttttataaaatttaacattgtaattatttacttgaGAAGCGTATGGAGTGATAATTCCAATGTCATCAGCAGATATTCCAGACTTCATCAATCTAGTAAAGTACAATAAGACTTGGAAAGCTTCATGGGGATTAAACCATGAAGGACTACTGGGATCTTGGCTGTCTTCACCAACTACACCATGCACAATAACTGGTCCTTTACAATCTATTTTCCAATGAGCgttttcattcaaattatttaataatattctttccgGTGCGTTATCATTCAATATCTATACGCAGTATTTAaagaacattaattaatattatatcttataaatatgttatcattACTTACAGTTGGcactaataatgatttataaaataatttattgtaattcaatacGATTTCTGGCAATGCCCGATAATTCTGAATTAAGTGTGTAATAAGTTTTGGGTTAAAACCATTGTGTTCtggaaaaatattagtatctcTCAAGTACGatggataattaataaaacgagATAACATGGACAATCCCAGACCCGAGATTTTTGCTAAAACTGACATAACAACAGGTCCTAACTGTTTGGGATCTCCAGCCATTACAACTTGTCCATCTCGGTATGGATCCAAAAATGCTATAAAATCACTTACAAtagtaaaagtattaaaaaaaaaaaaaaaatctaaattactaGACACATACAAAGCGGTAATAACATTTCTGGTTCTGTTGATTGTCCAGCttcatctataaatatatgagtGAAAGTTCCACCTTTTAAGCCCATCATATACAATAATCCAGCTGTGCCTTCGGTGGCAAGAACTATTCGTAATTTGAGAATatcttgttttttaattaacctaGAATCTgagaaatgtatgtatttaaattatagtaattgcgTTACAACATAGATAAGTTTCAGTTTTGAAGTAATTGATATGATA contains the following coding sequences:
- the LOC113550199 gene encoding protein SYS1 homolog — protein: MRTFHFPTMSISLWSILNRFNTDKSASYNRLSTGTGHFRITVWDPVLIVAQIVSVQCLYYFTMCVWITIISYVVGTSRSLDIIFEFKELSKVNSEKFVIAVFALNALSGATFIWRVVERYRLCLDFSCTIHTIHLAACMWYNRTLPTPYWWLLNASCAAITCICAEFLCMRTELNTIPVNSGQTPKVDL